The proteins below come from a single Miscanthus floridulus cultivar M001 chromosome 1, ASM1932011v1, whole genome shotgun sequence genomic window:
- the LOC136485606 gene encoding uncharacterized protein isoform X2 encodes MGGNNQVSFITESYKQWWREWKEQLFATSAHTYRHMIDPEYAIPDDVVNNPAPSVSKSGKPFDLQPASPISLIGYNAPTLTALTHQKIRTKTITSKSKLATVRATPSATATTLVKAFKGVRAATGSSSAIPPISSTTSFDKPSEQQLGTSASVPDVQASQPTSADAPS; translated from the exons atgggaggtaataaccaag tatccttcatcaccgagtcatacaagcaatggtggcgagagtggaaggaacaactgtttgcaacttctgctcacacatatcggcacatgattgaccctgaatatgccatccctgacgacgta gttaacaacccagcaccatcggtgagcaaaagtgggaaacccttcgatcttcagcctgcTTCCCCGATATCactgatcggctacaacgcccccaccttaactgctttgacccaccagaagatccgtaccaagaccatcacctctaagtccaaattggctacagttagggccactccatcggctactgctacaaccttggtcaaggcattcaag ggggtaagagctgccactggatcgtcatcggcaattcctccgatatcaagcaccacttcttttgacaaaccttcagag caacaattgggtacatcggcaagcgtaccagacgtccaagcttcacaaccaacaagtgccgatgcccccagcTAA
- the LOC136485606 gene encoding uncharacterized protein isoform X1: protein MGNPDPTDLINAEVNRIPFRAQNFSLNLWKDTFQSWPKTTKGWKDWYLRVNRSMQVYWAERKLDQCIRLSIADMQKNESMMIAAAYFWSDTTNTFMFGHGPATPTLADVHMLTGLDISTADEGSIYGRKSEYRLNTRNIGGWTGYIQEYQKTGTLNQREHATFLNMWLEKFIFCGRSVGPTNAFLPAAELLANGVRFPLGRHLLSSTYHLLHQVSQKLLLGEPIGNLGGPWWFINMWLNAHMHKCLQWDFFAQQFPREIAEDHVLGDDESATRSPLNFGEAIIVLPGTEANEDQIGRFFQNFYNGLSRDHRAWVPYIDEENRFPLLFNFADDTLNQDKELMMAIITPRAIPVNTFGSGKNTNISYEFYNPSAVSRQLAFGQLPIKLCFADVIKHRETITCGIDWNKVVQLSPDADTTDVDISTWTPVSFITESYKQWWREWKEQLFATSAHTYRHMIDPEYAIPDDVVNNPAPSVSKSGKPFDLQPASPISLIGYNAPTLTALTHQKIRTKTITSKSKLATVRATPSATATTLVKAFKGVRAATGSSSAIPPISSTTSFDKPSEQQLGTSASVPDVQASQPTSADAPS from the exons atgggcaacccagatccaaccgatctgattaatgcagaggttaacagaatcccctttagagcccaaaatttctctctgaatttatggaaagacacattccaatcttggcccaaaaccaccaaagggtggaaagattggtacttaagggttaatagatcgatgcaagtatactgggcagaacgaaagttagaccaatgcattaggttatctattgccgatatgcagaagaatgaatcgatgatgattgcagctgcttacttctggtcagacacaacaaacacttttatgtttggacatggcccagctactcctacacttgccgatgtccacatgctcactggcttggatatttcaactgccgatgaaggctccatttatggtagaaaatctgaatacaggttgaatacccgcaacatcggcggttggacgggatacattcaagaataccagaagactgggacacttaaccagagggaacatgccacattcttgaatatgtggttagaaaaatttatcttctgtggtcgatcagtaggaccaaccaacgccttcctccccgcagctgaacttttggctaatggtgtaaggtttcctcttggccgacaccttttgagctccacttatcatcttcttcatcaagtgtctcagaaacttctgcttggcgaacccatcggcaacctaggaggcccgtggtggtttatcaacatgtggctgaatgcccatatgcacaaatgtttgcaatgggacttttttgcccaacaattcccacgagaaattgctgaagaccatgtgcttggggatgatgaatcggcaacacgctcacccctcaattttggtgaagccataattgtccttcctggaacagaggccaatgaagaccagatcggcagattcttccaaaacttctacaatggtctttctcgtgatcatagggcctgggtaccttatattgacgaggaaaacagatttccccttcttttcaactttgccgatgacaccctgaatcaggataaggaactcatgatggccatcattactcccagggcaattccagtaaatacatttggtagcgggaaaaacaccaacatttcatatgaattttacaacccatcggcagtatcccgtcaattggcttttgggcaactgccaatcaaactttgctttgctgatgtgatcaaacatagggaaacaatcacctgtggaatagattggaacaaggtagtacaactctcccccgatgctgataccacagatgttgatatatccacctggacaccagtatccttcatcaccgagtcatacaagcaatggtggcgagagtggaaggaacaactgtttgcaacttctgctcacacatatcggcacatgattgaccctgaatatgccatccctgacgacgta gttaacaacccagcaccatcggtgagcaaaagtgggaaacccttcgatcttcagcctgcTTCCCCGATATCactgatcggctacaacgcccccaccttaactgctttgacccaccagaagatccgtaccaagaccatcacctctaagtccaaattggctacagttagggccactccatcggctactgctacaaccttggtcaaggcattcaag ggggtaagagctgccactggatcgtcatcggcaattcctccgatatcaagcaccacttcttttgacaaaccttcagag caacaattgggtacatcggcaagcgtaccagacgtccaagcttcacaaccaacaagtgccgatgcccccagcTAA